A window of Rhipicephalus microplus isolate Deutch F79 chromosome X, USDA_Rmic, whole genome shotgun sequence genomic DNA:
TGTGCCCCGATTATAAGGACGTTAATTTTCCACAGCCGGCCTTGAGACGTGCGTACTTTGAAGTCATATTGTACTGATAGTTGCGCGGTGGGGCCCTGGTGAGACAAGGAAACGCAACCTTCATAATAAAAGCGGAGCTGTTTACGCTCTGAGTTCCAGCCGTGGATGGCGACCGCGCGAAACATGGCGCAGCTACTTGTGTAAAGCGAAGTGGAAGAACGGCATAGCCATATATAGGATAGAAAGATTGAGAGGGGGGGTTCAAGGTGAGGTGTGTCGCGATGGTGAGAAGACGATGGGGGATGGGGGAGAGAAGAGGACAAAGCATCGAGGTGTTGTCCAGTAGAAAGTGTGGTAGAAGGAAAGAAATGAGGACGGAGGGTGCCGCATTGCTTAGCAGAGGCGAATGGAGGAGGATGGCGAGTTCGATGTTGCAGTTATTTAGGGGGTGCAACGTAGAGGAGAAGGTGGTGAGCGGAAATGGAAAGCAGCCGCGCAGGTGGTAGGGCATGGGTGAAGACAACGTGTGGTTGCGCCGAGCGCAGGTAGATTGGCGTTAGTGATGAGGTTGTAGCTTCGCGTTACTCTTGCACTTAATCCCTGAGGCTTCCGCGCAGCTCCGCTTTCCatcatgtatttttttttgcgcCCTTTCTTTCTTACCTGACATACCAGCAACCATGAAGATCCTGACATTCAGTACCCCACTTCAGCACCGCAGGAGCCCAGAATGGAGTGTTCCCACCGTGGCGTTAAGTCGCAGCAGCTGCAGCGCCTGTGACTTTCATCGAGTGCAGCGGCTTCGGCAGTTGCTCTCGAAATGGAGGGTTCAACTACCAGCGTCATCAGAGATCCACAGCGCGCGGCCGGTGACAGGAGGTCATCGTCGCCACGAATCAAGCACTGCGTGGTGTTTTGCGTCGCCGTCGGGCTCGTGTTCGCCGTGAGTGGCGCCATCCTCCTGTCCAGTGGGCAGCCGAACCAGCAGCTCGAGATTCGAATCATCTCGGCGTGCATGATCGCCTCAAATGTCGTCCTGCTTGCAGCCGCCGTTGTGTTTATTTTATCATGGCGCAATCGCCACCAGTCCGGATCCGTCTACCATGAGGCGTGCGAGGACGCTGCCGCTGCCCCACCGCCAGCCTACGAGGATGCTGCCGCTGCCCCACCACCGTCCTACGAGAGCGTGATGATGCTCGATCATCTCGAGAAGGATGCTGAAGGAGCTGGCTCATCAGATGGCCCACACCACCCGCAGAGATTCGGCGCCAGGCACCGCTGACACATGGCAGTAACGTGCGCGAACGAGTCACTCGCCATTTCCCGCGGCCCTCCCGAAACTGCCGAGACCAAGGCGGAATGATGCATGCGCGTGTTATTGCACTGAATATCACCACGTGCTTTTTGACCAAATCTAGCAGAATCAACAAGCACACGGCGCTTTTCCTGCTACTGACACCTACTTGAGTGAGGTGTGATGCACCCGTGTACAAGTGCGGCGAAACCGCAATAAATAAAATTTTTAAAAGTTAAGCAGGTTTTCGGACGTTTGCAGCTG
This region includes:
- the LOC142776806 gene encoding uncharacterized protein LOC142776806, producing the protein MEGSTTSVIRDPQRAAGDRRSSSPRIKHCVVFCVAVGLVFAVSGAILLSSGQPNQQLEIRIISACMIASNVVLLAAAVVFILSWRNRHQSGSVYHEACEDAAAAPPPAYEDAAAAPPPSYESVMMLDHLEKDAEGAGSSDGPHHPQRFGARHR